A genomic window from Halorubrum trapanicum includes:
- a CDS encoding AAA family ATPase — protein sequence MNDTAGLRLTVRAAEKRDAGRGIARLPESARKRLALLSGDTVEVRGERTAVAKVWPGGPDAPDGSVLIDADTRANAGVKVGDTVTIAPVDVSDADRVTLTAPGRLAEVDVSREVVERALSRELRDRPVTEGEAVHVERLGGLRFLVSRTSPAGTVRVTASTDVSVEYEGDAGAASDSVDAPTDAGSDRADADRPATGADSGTDPPGDDARPKAGGTPPAEHTAGATYEDIGGLDEELELVRETIELPLSEPEVFTRLGIDPPKGVLLHGPPGTGKTLIARAVANEVDATFITVDGPEIMSKYKGESEERLREVFERASEDAPAIVFFDEIDSIAGKRDDGGDVENRVVGQLLSLMDGLDARGDVIVIGATNRVDTIDPALRRGGRFDREIEIGVPGEAGRRQILDVHTRRMPLADDVDLDRIAGRTHGFVGADIEGLAQEAAMTALRRARESDSRALNEVTVGKADFEAAHASVEPSAMREYVAEQPTTDFADVGGLDDAKEELERAVTWPLSYGPLFDAAGADPPTGVLLYGPPGTGKTLLARAIAGESGVNYIQVAGPELLDRYVGESEKAVRELFDRARQAAPAIVFFDEIDAVATDRDAAGGDGSGVSERVVSQLLTELDRASDNPNLVVLAATNRRDALDPALLRPGRLETHVEVPEPDREARRKILDVHTRGKPLTDDVDLERVADETEGYSGAEIASLTRAAAMRAIERVADEHGEAANDHADEVGVTDEDFDAALESVRPETA from the coding sequence ATGAACGACACCGCAGGGCTCCGGCTCACGGTGCGTGCCGCCGAGAAGCGGGACGCGGGCCGGGGCATCGCCAGGCTCCCCGAGTCGGCCCGCAAGCGGCTCGCCCTCCTCAGCGGCGACACGGTCGAGGTGCGCGGCGAGCGCACCGCCGTCGCGAAGGTGTGGCCGGGCGGCCCCGACGCCCCCGACGGCTCCGTCCTCATCGACGCCGACACCCGCGCGAACGCCGGCGTGAAGGTCGGCGACACCGTCACCATCGCCCCCGTCGACGTCTCCGACGCCGACCGCGTGACGCTGACCGCGCCCGGCCGCCTCGCCGAGGTGGACGTGAGCCGCGAGGTGGTCGAGCGCGCGCTCTCCCGCGAGCTCCGCGACCGCCCCGTCACCGAGGGCGAGGCCGTCCACGTCGAGCGGCTCGGCGGCCTCCGCTTTTTGGTCTCCCGGACGTCGCCCGCGGGGACCGTCCGGGTCACCGCCTCTACCGACGTATCGGTCGAGTACGAGGGCGACGCGGGGGCCGCGAGCGACTCCGTTGACGCGCCGACGGACGCGGGAAGCGACCGAGCCGACGCCGACCGGCCTGCGACCGGCGCCGACTCGGGGACCGACCCGCCCGGCGACGACGCGCGCCCGAAGGCCGGCGGCACTCCGCCCGCCGAGCACACCGCGGGCGCGACCTACGAGGACATCGGCGGGTTAGACGAGGAGCTGGAGCTGGTCCGGGAGACGATCGAGCTCCCGCTCTCCGAGCCGGAGGTGTTCACGCGGCTCGGGATCGACCCGCCGAAGGGGGTCCTCCTCCACGGGCCGCCGGGGACCGGGAAGACGCTCATCGCCCGCGCCGTCGCCAACGAGGTCGACGCGACGTTCATCACGGTCGACGGCCCGGAGATCATGTCGAAGTACAAGGGGGAGTCGGAGGAGCGGCTGCGCGAGGTGTTCGAGCGCGCGAGCGAGGACGCCCCGGCGATCGTCTTCTTCGACGAGATCGACTCGATCGCGGGAAAAAGGGACGACGGCGGCGACGTGGAGAACCGCGTCGTCGGCCAGCTGCTCTCGCTGATGGACGGGCTCGACGCCCGCGGCGACGTGATCGTCATCGGCGCGACCAACCGCGTCGACACCATCGACCCCGCGCTCCGGCGCGGCGGCCGGTTCGACCGCGAGATCGAGATCGGCGTCCCCGGCGAGGCGGGTCGCCGCCAGATCCTCGACGTCCACACGCGCCGGATGCCGCTCGCGGACGACGTGGACCTCGACCGGATCGCGGGCCGGACGCACGGGTTCGTCGGCGCCGACATCGAGGGGCTCGCGCAGGAGGCGGCGATGACCGCGCTGCGCCGGGCCCGCGAGTCGGACTCGCGTGCGCTGAACGAGGTGACGGTCGGCAAGGCGGACTTCGAGGCCGCCCACGCGAGCGTCGAGCCGAGCGCGATGCGCGAGTACGTCGCCGAGCAGCCGACCACCGACTTCGCCGACGTGGGCGGCTTAGACGACGCGAAGGAGGAGCTCGAACGCGCCGTGACGTGGCCGCTGTCGTACGGGCCCCTCTTCGACGCCGCGGGCGCCGACCCGCCGACCGGCGTCCTGCTGTACGGTCCGCCGGGGACCGGGAAGACGCTGCTCGCGCGCGCCATCGCCGGCGAGAGCGGCGTCAACTACATTCAGGTCGCGGGGCCGGAGCTGCTCGACCGGTACGTCGGCGAGTCGGAGAAGGCGGTCCGCGAGCTGTTCGACCGCGCCCGGCAGGCGGCGCCCGCGATCGTCTTCTTCGACGAGATCGACGCGGTCGCGACCGACCGCGACGCGGCCGGCGGCGACGGCTCCGGCGTGAGCGAGCGCGTCGTCTCCCAGCTGCTGACCGAGCTCGACCGCGCCAGCGACAACCCGAACCTCGTCGTCCTCGCGGCGACCAACCGGCGGGACGCGCTCGACCCGGCGCTGCTCCGCCCCGGGCGCCTGGAGACCCACGTCGAGGTGCCCGAACCGGACCGCGAGGCGCGCCGCAAGATCCTCGATGTCCACACCCGCGGGAAGCCGCTGACCGACGACGTCGACCTGGAACGGGTCGCCGACGAGACGGAGGGGTACTCCGGCGCGGAGATCGCCTCGCTGACCCGGGCGGCCGCGATGCGCGCCATCGAGCGCGTCGCCGACGAGCACGGCGAGGCCGCCAACGACCACGCCGACGAGGTCGGGGTCACCGACGAGGACTTCGACGCCGCGCTCGAGTCCGTCCGCCCCGAGACCGCCTGA
- a CDS encoding CopG family ribbon-helix-helix protein yields MTVVSVSMPEELLERIDSFADEHGYTGRSEVVREASRNLLGEFEDAKLEDRALMAVVTVLFNYETTSVEERMMRLRHEHEGIVASNFHSHVGSQYCMELFVLEGGLEEISAFVGKVRATKDTLTVDYSVTPVDEFGAGALGDAHAHAGYGSGEAGEDASEEDETEAGATAEDD; encoded by the coding sequence ATGACCGTCGTCAGCGTCTCCATGCCGGAGGAGTTACTCGAACGGATCGACAGCTTCGCGGACGAACACGGGTACACCGGCCGCAGCGAGGTCGTCCGCGAGGCCTCCCGGAACCTCCTCGGCGAGTTCGAGGACGCGAAGCTGGAGGACCGGGCGCTGATGGCCGTGGTGACCGTCCTCTTCAACTACGAGACGACGAGCGTCGAGGAGCGGATGATGCGGCTGCGACACGAACACGAGGGGATCGTCGCCTCGAACTTCCACAGCCACGTCGGCTCGCAGTACTGTATGGAGCTGTTCGTGTTGGAGGGCGGCCTCGAAGAGATCTCGGCGTTCGTGGGGAAGGTCCGCGCGACGAAGGACACGCTCACGGTCGATTACAGCGTCACGCCGGTCGACGAGTTCGGCGCCGGCGCGCTCGGCGACGCCCACGCGCACGCCGGGTACGGGAGCGGCGAGGCCGGCGAAGACGCGTCTGAGGAGGACGAGACGGAAGCGGGCGCGACCGCCGAGGACGACTGA
- a CDS encoding PadR family transcriptional regulator encodes MTKWFHSGRRRDLCALLYEHGELRAQSLKSRLESHYDERIDPGSFYGTLSALVEAGHLDRRTEGIADVYALTDAGETALLDHHAWLGERVEGGGDRPDLKD; translated from the coding sequence ATGACCAAGTGGTTCCACAGCGGCCGGCGCCGCGACCTCTGCGCGCTCCTGTACGAGCACGGCGAGCTGCGCGCGCAGTCGCTGAAGAGCCGGCTCGAATCGCACTACGACGAGCGGATCGACCCGGGTTCCTTCTACGGGACCCTCTCCGCGCTCGTCGAGGCCGGCCACCTCGACCGGCGGACCGAGGGCATCGCCGACGTGTACGCGCTCACCGACGCGGGCGAGACGGCGCTGCTCGATCACCACGCGTGGCTCGGCGAGCGGGTCGAGGGGGGCGGCGACCGCCCGGACCTCAAGGATTAA
- a CDS encoding HAD family hydrolase, translating into MTVADYDFHLFDLDGTLVDAEWEYTRAVFDRVGDRLDREFSDREARVLWHGLGGSRAEKLREMGVDPDAFWPAFHAVEDPAARAEATYLHDDAARLLDRVSEVGGPTGLVTHCQEFLAEPVLDHVDLDGRFDAVVCCTDETGWKPEPDPIEAAMGELGVDPNRARGYYVGDGESDVAAAWNAGLDAVHVERVGHDERGRCVLGDRRVSRLDELVGAGGPADAS; encoded by the coding sequence ATGACCGTCGCCGACTACGATTTCCACCTGTTCGACCTCGACGGGACGCTGGTCGACGCCGAGTGGGAGTACACCCGTGCGGTGTTCGACCGCGTCGGCGACAGGTTGGACCGCGAGTTCTCGGACCGCGAGGCGCGCGTCCTCTGGCACGGGCTCGGCGGCTCTCGCGCCGAGAAGCTCCGTGAGATGGGCGTCGACCCCGACGCGTTCTGGCCGGCGTTCCACGCCGTGGAGGACCCCGCGGCCCGCGCGGAGGCGACGTACCTCCACGACGACGCCGCGCGCCTGCTCGACCGCGTGAGCGAGGTCGGCGGGCCGACCGGCCTCGTCACCCACTGCCAGGAGTTCCTCGCGGAGCCGGTCCTCGATCACGTCGACCTCGACGGCCGCTTCGACGCGGTCGTCTGCTGCACCGACGAGACGGGGTGGAAGCCGGAGCCCGACCCGATCGAGGCCGCGATGGGCGAGCTCGGCGTCGATCCGAACCGGGCCCGCGGCTACTACGTCGGCGACGGCGAGAGCGACGTGGCGGCCGCCTGGAACGCCGGCCTCGACGCGGTCCACGTCGAACGCGTCGGCCACGACGAGCGCGGGCGATGCGTCCTCGGCGACCGACGCGTGAGCCGGCTCGACGAACTGGTCGGCGCCGGCGGGCCGGCCGACGCGTCGTGA
- the lwrS gene encoding LWR-salt protein has protein sequence MEAAYVFRVAVRLDPPEAASVDPARFETTMELAASEPGAGGWLFFRDRLWRGEIGDEPAFRRLAEERLGIEDAANVEVAAADFRELRTDEAYLDALKDAIAADLDRFNADSVDEALRKYLGSSVHVRD, from the coding sequence ATGGAGGCCGCCTACGTCTTCCGCGTCGCCGTCCGGCTCGACCCGCCGGAGGCCGCGAGCGTCGACCCCGCTCGCTTCGAGACGACGATGGAACTCGCGGCGAGCGAGCCCGGAGCCGGCGGCTGGCTCTTCTTCCGCGACCGCCTGTGGCGCGGCGAGATCGGCGACGAACCGGCGTTCCGGCGACTGGCCGAAGAGCGGCTGGGCATCGAGGACGCCGCGAACGTCGAGGTCGCCGCCGCCGACTTCCGAGAACTCCGCACCGACGAGGCCTACCTCGACGCGCTGAAAGACGCGATCGCCGCGGATCTCGACCGGTTCAACGCCGACTCGGTCGACGAGGCCCTCCGCAAGTACCTCGGCTCGTCGGTCCACGTCCGGGACTGA
- the uppS gene encoding polyprenyl diphosphate synthase, which translates to MLNRLRGLVGRAYRRHLRREIDDVPDHVAVIQDGNRRYAREQGDDAPEGHRAGADTTERVLDWCADLGVSELTLYAFSTENFERPDEELEPLFDLLERKLREFADADRVHEQGVRVRAIGDVPRLPPRVRDAVEYAERRTAGNDRFTLNVALAYGGRTELLDAARAIARDVDAGEMDPDDVDVETVESRLYDRPIRDVDLIVRTGGDERTSNFLPWHANGNEAAVYFCAPYWPEFSEADFLRAIRTYESREESWQRARAERAAALVRALAEVEFAEARAAAARLRERVPRLDGSDLSDDALGIAEGDGAAPAERDAPDLVDGDARDSPGAD; encoded by the coding sequence ATGCTGAACCGACTCCGCGGCCTCGTCGGGCGCGCGTACCGGCGACACCTCCGCCGCGAGATCGACGACGTGCCCGACCACGTCGCCGTCATCCAGGACGGGAACCGGCGGTACGCCCGCGAGCAGGGCGACGACGCGCCCGAGGGCCACCGCGCCGGCGCGGACACCACCGAGCGCGTCCTCGACTGGTGCGCCGACCTCGGGGTCTCCGAGCTCACCCTCTACGCCTTCTCCACCGAGAACTTCGAACGCCCGGACGAGGAGCTGGAACCGCTCTTCGATCTGCTGGAACGCAAGCTGCGCGAGTTCGCCGACGCCGACCGCGTCCACGAGCAGGGCGTCCGCGTCCGGGCGATCGGCGACGTGCCTCGCCTCCCGCCGCGCGTCCGCGACGCGGTCGAGTACGCGGAGCGGCGCACCGCCGGCAACGACCGCTTCACGCTGAACGTCGCCCTGGCGTACGGCGGCCGGACCGAGCTGCTCGACGCCGCGCGCGCCATCGCCCGCGACGTCGACGCCGGCGAGATGGACCCCGACGACGTCGACGTCGAGACCGTCGAGTCCCGGCTGTACGACCGCCCGATCCGGGACGTGGACCTGATCGTCCGCACCGGCGGCGACGAGCGGACCTCGAACTTCCTTCCGTGGCACGCGAACGGCAACGAGGCCGCCGTCTACTTCTGTGCGCCCTACTGGCCGGAGTTCTCCGAGGCCGACTTCCTGCGCGCGATCCGCACCTACGAGTCGCGCGAGGAGTCGTGGCAGCGCGCCCGGGCGGAGCGGGCCGCCGCCTTAGTGCGCGCGCTCGCCGAGGTGGAGTTCGCGGAGGCCCGCGCCGCGGCCGCCCGGCTCCGCGAGCGCGTCCCGCGGCTCGACGGGAGCGACCTCTCCGACGACGCGCTCGGCATCGCGGAGGGCGACGGGGCCGCCCCGGCCGAGCGCGACGCGCCCGACCTGGTGGACGGCGACGCGCGGGACTCGCCGGGAGCCGATTAG
- a CDS encoding DUF2891 domain-containing protein: MNAFEELSPDALRAGRADALDDAVAAALAAHPLDGVETEYPHYRGTVERPEAPPRPAEEHPVFYGCFDWHSAVHSHWALVRALRLVPDHPDEAAIATGIDERLTPENVASEVAYLDENPGFEEPYGWSWLLRLAAELALWDDPRADAWRETLRPLEDRVRRGTRESFLEVDRPHRVGAHGNTAFALAGVLDYARVVGDADLESAAASTARRLYVDDDAAVVGAEPVGWDFLSPALTEADLMRRVLDPDPFAAWLDGFLPDLAAPPHDALRSPVDVEPEAGDGAAMHLIGLNVSRAWCLAGLADALAGRNGPAATRLREPLEAAARRHAEAGAADVLTDDYAGSHWLSSFALYLLTRNEGGIAPGAV; this comes from the coding sequence ATGAACGCCTTCGAGGAGCTGTCGCCGGACGCGCTCCGGGCCGGACGGGCGGACGCGCTCGACGACGCCGTCGCGGCGGCGCTGGCCGCCCACCCGCTCGACGGGGTCGAGACCGAGTACCCGCACTACCGGGGGACCGTCGAGCGGCCGGAGGCACCGCCGCGCCCCGCGGAGGAGCACCCCGTCTTCTACGGGTGTTTCGACTGGCACTCGGCCGTCCACAGCCACTGGGCGCTCGTCCGCGCGCTGCGGCTCGTCCCGGACCACCCGGACGAGGCCGCGATCGCAACCGGCATCGACGAGCGGCTGACCCCCGAGAACGTCGCTAGCGAGGTCGCGTATCTGGATGAGAACCCCGGCTTCGAGGAGCCGTACGGCTGGTCGTGGCTGCTGCGGCTCGCCGCCGAGCTCGCCCTGTGGGACGACCCGCGCGCCGACGCGTGGCGCGAGACCCTCCGCCCGCTCGAAGACCGGGTCCGCCGCGGGACCCGCGAGTCGTTCCTCGAGGTCGACCGCCCGCACCGCGTCGGCGCCCACGGCAACACCGCGTTCGCGCTCGCCGGCGTCCTCGACTACGCGCGGGTCGTCGGCGACGCCGACCTCGAATCGGCGGCGGCGTCGACCGCGCGCCGCCTCTACGTCGACGACGACGCCGCGGTCGTCGGCGCGGAGCCGGTCGGCTGGGACTTCCTCTCGCCCGCGCTGACGGAGGCGGACCTCATGCGCCGCGTCCTCGACCCCGACCCGTTCGCGGCGTGGCTCGACGGCTTCCTCCCGGACCTCGCCGCGCCGCCGCACGACGCGCTGCGGTCGCCGGTCGACGTCGAACCGGAGGCGGGCGACGGCGCCGCGATGCATCTGATCGGCCTCAACGTCTCCCGCGCGTGGTGTCTCGCCGGGCTGGCCGACGCGCTGGCGGGGCGAAACGGCCCGGCGGCGACCCGGCTTCGCGAGCCGCTGGAGGCGGCGGCGCGCCGCCACGCCGAGGCGGGGGCCGCGGATGTGCTCACCGACGACTACGCGGGCTCGCACTGGCTCTCGTCGTTCGCCCTGTACCTGTTGACGCGGAACGAGGGCGGGATCGCGCCGGGTGCGGTCTAA
- a CDS encoding NOB1 family endonuclease: MQVLDSSAFIHEYTTNDDVVSIPAVHDELTGEVALRFDAMEGSGMTVHVPAPEAVDRVRRAAKGSGDAAELSDTDVRLIATALELHATLVTDDYAMQNVAERLDLPVEAIARDGISEEREWRFQCVGCNRTFDEDKERCPICGSDLTRKNPA; this comes from the coding sequence ATGCAAGTCCTCGACTCGTCCGCGTTCATCCACGAGTACACGACGAACGACGACGTGGTCTCCATCCCGGCGGTCCACGACGAGCTCACCGGCGAGGTCGCGCTCCGGTTCGACGCGATGGAGGGCTCCGGGATGACCGTCCACGTGCCGGCGCCGGAGGCGGTCGACCGCGTCCGCCGCGCCGCGAAGGGGTCGGGCGACGCCGCGGAGCTGTCCGACACCGACGTCCGGCTGATCGCGACCGCGCTGGAGCTCCACGCGACGCTCGTCACCGACGACTACGCGATGCAGAACGTCGCCGAGCGGCTCGACCTCCCGGTCGAGGCCATCGCCCGCGACGGCATCTCCGAGGAGCGGGAGTGGCGCTTCCAGTGCGTCGGCTGTAACCGCACCTTCGACGAGGACAAGGAGCGGTGTCCGATCTGCGGCAGCGACCTGACGCGGAAGAATCCCGCCTGA
- a CDS encoding PRC-barrel domain-containing protein, producing the protein MVDILAENLSGKAVMSSDGTELGDLYNITMNLESGELNHLLVSPHEQLRPERVDFDVDEMGRLRVPVANVQAVKDYIVVAR; encoded by the coding sequence ATGGTCGACATCCTCGCGGAGAACCTCTCCGGGAAGGCGGTGATGAGCTCCGACGGCACGGAGCTCGGGGACCTGTACAACATCACGATGAATCTCGAGTCCGGGGAGCTGAACCACCTCCTCGTCAGCCCGCACGAGCAGCTCAGGCCCGAGCGCGTCGACTTCGACGTCGACGAGATGGGCCGGCTCCGCGTCCCGGTCGCGAACGTCCAGGCGGTGAAAGACTACATCGTCGTCGCCCGCTGA
- the infB gene encoding translation initiation factor IF-2: MTDHTHADTLRTPIVAVLGHVDHGKTSLLDTIRGSAVSEGEAGAITQHIGATDIPLDTISGMAGELIDPSDFDLPGLLFIDTPGHHSFSTLRARGGALADIAVLVVDVNDGFQPQTEEAIDILRRTGTPFVVAANKVDTTPGWNPQDGEPIQRSMEAQSERAKSMLDENLYEIIGQLSDAGFSADLYWRVQDFQKNIGVVPLSALTGEGVPDLLTVLMGLSQRFMKEEMAIDVTGPGEGTVLEVKDERGFGATVDTVVYDGVIRNGDTVVVGGQDEPIVTEIRALLRPRPLAEIRTEKEFEKVGEVAAAAGVKIAAPDLDQAMAGAPVRVVRDRTVDQVVEEVKAELAEIEVETADNGVVVKADTLGSLEAMANALREAEVPILRAEVGDIAPRDIAVAETANQDEHKAILGFNVDLLQNAESDLENADVKLFKNEVIYQLVEDYERYVEEKQRAQQETVLDKVVRPARFRILPDHTFRQNDPAVVGVEIISGTLQNNRNVGYFEGNEFERVGGLSGIQKQGEDVDEARSGERVSIAIDGPTVGRDIEEGDTLWTEVPEKHAKILEQELKEEITADEREALQGYLETRRKRDPFWGK, translated from the coding sequence ATGACCGACCACACACACGCGGACACCCTGCGAACCCCCATCGTCGCCGTGCTGGGCCACGTCGACCACGGCAAGACGAGCCTGCTCGACACGATCCGCGGCTCCGCCGTCAGCGAGGGCGAGGCCGGCGCGATCACCCAACACATCGGGGCGACGGACATCCCGCTCGACACCATCTCCGGGATGGCGGGCGAGCTGATCGACCCGTCGGACTTCGACCTCCCCGGCCTGCTGTTCATCGACACGCCGGGGCACCACTCCTTCTCGACGCTGCGCGCCCGCGGCGGCGCGCTCGCCGACATCGCGGTGCTCGTCGTCGACGTCAACGACGGCTTCCAGCCGCAGACGGAGGAGGCGATCGACATCCTCCGCCGGACGGGGACCCCCTTCGTCGTCGCCGCCAACAAGGTGGACACGACGCCCGGCTGGAACCCGCAGGACGGCGAGCCGATCCAGCGGAGCATGGAGGCGCAGTCCGAGCGCGCGAAGTCGATGCTCGACGAGAACCTCTACGAGATCATCGGCCAGCTCTCCGACGCCGGCTTCTCCGCCGACCTCTACTGGCGCGTCCAGGACTTCCAGAAGAACATCGGCGTCGTCCCGCTGTCGGCGCTCACCGGCGAGGGCGTCCCGGACCTGCTCACCGTCCTGATGGGCCTCTCCCAGCGGTTCATGAAAGAGGAGATGGCGATCGACGTCACCGGCCCGGGCGAGGGGACGGTCCTCGAAGTGAAAGACGAGCGGGGCTTCGGCGCCACCGTCGACACCGTCGTCTACGACGGCGTGATCCGCAACGGCGACACGGTCGTCGTCGGCGGGCAGGACGAGCCGATCGTCACCGAGATCCGCGCGCTGCTCCGCCCGCGGCCGCTCGCGGAGATCCGCACGGAGAAGGAGTTCGAGAAGGTCGGCGAGGTCGCCGCCGCGGCCGGCGTGAAGATCGCCGCGCCCGACCTCGATCAGGCGATGGCGGGCGCGCCGGTGCGCGTCGTCCGCGACCGCACCGTCGACCAGGTCGTCGAGGAGGTGAAGGCGGAGCTCGCGGAGATCGAGGTCGAGACCGCCGACAACGGCGTCGTCGTCAAGGCGGACACCCTCGGCTCGCTGGAGGCGATGGCGAACGCACTCCGCGAGGCGGAGGTCCCGATCCTCCGCGCCGAGGTCGGCGACATCGCGCCGCGCGACATCGCGGTCGCCGAGACCGCGAACCAGGACGAACACAAGGCGATTTTGGGCTTCAACGTCGACCTCCTGCAGAACGCGGAGTCGGACCTGGAGAACGCCGACGTGAAGCTGTTCAAGAACGAGGTCATCTACCAGCTGGTCGAGGACTACGAGCGCTACGTCGAGGAGAAGCAGCGCGCGCAACAGGAGACGGTGCTGGACAAGGTCGTGCGCCCCGCCCGCTTCCGCATCCTCCCCGACCACACGTTCCGGCAGAACGACCCTGCGGTCGTCGGCGTCGAGATCATCTCCGGCACGCTCCAGAACAACCGCAACGTCGGCTACTTCGAGGGCAACGAGTTCGAGCGCGTCGGCGGCCTCTCCGGGATTCAAAAGCAGGGCGAGGACGTCGACGAGGCGCGCTCCGGCGAGCGCGTCAGCATCGCCATCGACGGGCCGACCGTCGGCCGGGACATCGAGGAGGGCGACACGCTCTGGACCGAGGTGCCCGAGAAGCACGCGAAGATCCTCGAACAGGAGTTAAAAGAGGAGATCACCGCCGACGAGCGCGAGGCGCTTCAGGGCTACTTGGAGACGCGCCGGAAGCGGGACCCGTTCTGGGGGAAGTAA